One genomic region from Argentina anserina chromosome 2, drPotAnse1.1, whole genome shotgun sequence encodes:
- the LOC126784920 gene encoding dicarboxylate transporter 2.1, chloroplastic-like, with protein sequence MESFAVHSLSTSSSFSLSNRASLLRRSKPTLRSPPSIPLSSHPLRSPLLLALNPISSSSHKKPHFVIRSSQSPPPQTTLPPPPPPPPPQGAKLVPLLLSVAIGLAVRFLVPKPVEVTSQAWQLLAIFLSTIAGLVLSPLPVGAWAFLGLTASVVSGTLTFPAAFSAFTSEVIWLIVISFFFARGFVKTGLGDRVATYFVKWMGKSTLGLSYGLTISEALIAPAMPSTTARAGGVFLPIIQSLSLSAGSLPGDASKSKLGSYLVMSQFQSAGNSSALFLTAAAQNLLCLKLAEELGVIISSPWVSWFKAASLPALVSLLATPLILYKLFPPETKDTPDAPAMATKKLEKMGPVTKNEFIMVGTMLLAVTLWVCGEALGIPSVVAAMIGLSILLLLGVLDWDDCLSEKSAWDTLAWFAVLVGMAGQLTNLGIVSWMSSCVGKILHSYSLSWPAAFGVLQAAYFCIHYLFASQTGHVGALYSAFLAMNLAAGVPGILAALALAYNTNLFGALTHYSSGQAAVYFGAGYIDLPDVFKVGFIMALINAAIWTLVGSFWWKFLGLY encoded by the exons ATGGAGAGCTTTGCTGTCCACTCTctctccacctcctcctccttctccctcTCTAACCGCGCTTCCTTACTCCGCCGCTCCAAACCAACTCTCAGATCCCCCCCTTCCATCCCCCTATCATCTCACCCCCTCCGATCACCCCTCCTCTTGGCCTTAAACCCCATCTCATCCTCCTCACACAAAAAACCCCATTTCGTAATTCGCTCCTCTCAATCTCCTCCACCCCAGACCACCCTCcccccaccaccacctcctcctcctcctcaggGCGCCAAACTCGTCCCCTTGCTCCTCTCCGTCGCCATCGGCCTCGCCGTCCGCTTCCTCGTCCCCAAACCCGTCGAAGTCACCTCCCAAGCCTGGCAATTACTCGCCATCTTCCTATCCACCATCGCCGGCCTCGTCCTCAGCCCACTCCCCGTCGGCGCCTGGGCTTTCCTCGGCCTCACTGCCTCCGTCGTCTCCGGAACACTGACCTTCCCCGCCGCCTTCAGTGCTTTCACTAGTGAGGTCATATGGTTGATTGtcatttccttcttcttcgcTCGTGGCTTCGTCAAGACGGGTCTGGGTGATCGCGTCGCCACCTACTTTGTCAAGTGGATGGGGAAGAGCACTCTTGGGTTGTCTTATGGATTGACCATTAGCGAGGCCCTTATTGCTCCCGCAATGCCGAGTACTACTGCCAGGGCCGGCGGTGTTTTCTTGCCTATCATCCAGTCCTTGTCACTCTCTGCTGGGAGTCTGCCCGGCGACGCCTCGAAATCGAAGCTTGGTTCTTATCTCGTTATGTCTCAGTTTCAG TCCGCTGGTAACTCTAGTGCTCTTTTCTTAACGGCTGCAGCTCAAAATCTGCTCTGCCTTAAATTAGCGGAGGAGCTTGGTGTGATAATTTCAAGCCCTTGGGTTTCTTGGTTCAAGGCTGCGAGCTTACCGGCACTTGTTTCGCTACTTGCTACTCCGCTAATTTTGTACAAGCTTTTTCCTCCAGAGACCAAGGACACACCTGATGCCCCTGCCATGGCTACAAAGAAACTGGAGAAAATGGGCCCTGTCAcgaaaaatgaattcattatgGTCGGTACAATGCTTCTTGCAGTCACTCTATGGGTCTGTGG AGAGGCTCTTGGTATACCAAGTGTTGTAGCAGCAATGATTGGCTTATCTATACTCCTTTTATTAGGGGTCCTCGATTGGGATGACTGCTTAAGTGAAAAATCAGCATGGGATACTTTGGCTTGGTTTGCTGTACTAGTGGGTATGGCTGGCCAGTTGACAAACCTTGGTATTGTTTCCTGGATGTCTAGTTGTGTAGGAAAGATCCTGCACTCTTACTCCTTGAGCTGGCCAGCTGCGTTTGGTGTTCTTCAGGCTGCTTACTTCTGCATCCACTACCTCTTTGCAAGTCAAACTGGTCATGTGGGAGCTTTATACTCTGCGTTTCTTGCCATGAATTTGGCAGCTGGGGTACCTGGTATTTTGGCAGCATTGGCTTTAGCATACAACACAAACCTTTTTGGGGCTTTAACACATTATAGCAGTGGTCAGGCTGCCGTGTACTTTGGAG CTGGTTATATTGATCTTCCTGATGTGTTTAAAGTCGGCTTTATCATGGCTCTTATTAATGCTGCCATCTGGACATTAGTAGGGTCGTTCTGGTGGAAATTTTTGGGCCTCTACTGA